The following proteins are encoded in a genomic region of Streptomyces collinus Tu 365:
- a CDS encoding non-ribosomal peptide synthetase — protein MTAPTAPTEDELRADLLRRRLAARRGTTRPQPAAIPPADRTRPLVLSSGQRQLWFLHQLDPDSPEYLLPMAYRLRGAVDPDALRRAVDALAARHEILRTRYVLDGTEPRQVVDPAGPADFAVVDARDHAPADRDAEAVARTESEAGRPLDLATEHPLRVRLFQLAPDDHVLVAVVHHIACDAMTRPLLLDDLSAYYTAATEGRDLDGLLPELPVQYADYAAWATARHEAPAGRAGLDWWRERLAGTGPLGLPTDRPRPAVRDWGGAVAGFDVSADVAGRIRSLAQETGATPFMALLGAWQLLLGRYTGKTDVCVGTAASGRTRPELRRMAGYAYNTLAMRASWRPGTPFRDFLADSRGAVLDAFDHQDTPFDRIADELEPQRDLSTTPVFQVMFDLVAGEGTGGPALPGGPALPGVTAAPVPAAGRIARFDLTLHLTERADGSLHGSLEYATALFDDATAERVTAHYTALLAAVAAAPDTPVADLDLLSAAERALLLDGPAEPVGTDRPLDLAALRPVPDTIAAQMAATPDAVALRQADTTVSYAGLDALADRFARRLAQLGAGPETTVGVLLDRGPDLVAVLLGIWRAGAAYVPIDPVYPDDRIAYMLDQTATTLVVTESRHAERFQGVRRIVVDDASERAAIEAADAPLPPAHDLDRLAYVIYTSGSTGRPKGVQITHRGLANYLGWTVRAYASAGTGGAPLFSSVAFDLGVPDLYAPLMTGQAVHLLPQDLDTADLGALLAAGGPYAFVKLTPGHLHLLTQQLTNQQIAALAGLVIAAGDSFTARLAERWAAAAGPQGTRLAAEYGPTEITVGNSAYFLDGPVATELVSIGRAIPHTSMYVLDERLRPLPVGVPGEVWVGGVGLARGYAGRPGLTAERFLPDPYGPPGARLYRTGDVARVLPDGNLDFLARVDHQVKLRGYRIEPGEIETALAAHPAVAEAVALVREDTPGDQQLVAYLVPAEGADEEALTPAALRDRLGETLPPYMVPTAYLRLEALPLTGNGKLDRRALPAPGRAATAVGEHVEARDDDERAMAAVWAEVLGLDTVGVHDNFFDLGGDSLRAVALVGALRAAGWETTVRDVFEHRTVARLRAAVPRDGAPGTGAFVPVEPFALIGAADRAALPGDVTDAYPLSRIQAGMLVEMHGGSGENRYHNITSFRIRDDLPFDPDAFRRATDLITERHEVMRTSFALAGYSEPLQLVHAVATMPVVHEDLRHLPAGRRQSALWEFADRDRAELFDLARGPLMRMAVHVLDDESWWLSITECHPVIEGWSYHSQLMELLRAYHELSRGREPAPAPPRPAVRYADFIAAELRSLADPADQEYWRGVVEGHEKFTVPAGWAGDPDGPDERYRLDLPLDALEPGLRALATAAEVPYKSVLHAAHSKVLSLLTPARAFRGGMVADARPEQAGAETVSGMYLNSVPFPYERGARTWGELARQVFGREVELWPHRRFPMPAMRVPGGERHLIDILFHYLDFHQVDTELIDIMASRDDSPNEFPVVVGTPVRGHLSLASRTGTLSRAAADRLLRLYAAVLTEMARAGADGDCTGAFPDAHERARLKAPALPHPDTPVDTLAAFEAQAARTPWATALNGTGFTVTYGDLDARANRIARRLRALGARAETRVAVLLDRGPDLVAALLGVWKAGAVQVPVDPCTPDARIATARIELAVTQASYADRLTAAALVLAEEAAHDGDGSPLGLRHDPDRLAYVLHTSGSTGTPKGVEVSHRALAHYLDWAVREYAAAGGGGAPWFTPVGFDLGMPALYAPLMTGQPVHVLPQLHETGDFGPLLLSRAPYAFVGLTPGHLALLEHQLSDRELAGLAALAVCAGDAYPTAQAERVAARIAAAGGGLQLAAEYGPTEATVAATFTRVRPRTGRSLVPLGSALPGVLVRVLDAALRPVPDGVTGEVWLGGEGLARGYTGRPGLTALSFVPDPYGLPGTRLYRTGDLARRLADGTLEFAGRADQQVKIRGHRVEPGEAEAALAADPAVHDALVSAVPAADGGRRLAAWVVPADGRPVEVAALRDRLRAVLPAALVPATVTVVTELPLTTHGKRDRDALAQRAATTAAVHPYAPPRTPTEHRLAAVWAEVLGLEQVGVQDDFSDLGGDSLLVPPLLVAARRAGLALDLHLALRHHTIADTAAALDERADDPHTEG, from the coding sequence GTGACCGCACCCACCGCGCCGACCGAGGACGAGCTGCGGGCCGATCTGCTGCGCCGCCGGCTCGCCGCCCGCAGGGGCACCACCCGGCCGCAGCCGGCCGCGATCCCGCCCGCCGACCGCACCCGGCCGCTCGTCCTGTCGTCCGGCCAGCGCCAGCTGTGGTTCCTGCACCAGCTCGACCCGGACAGCCCCGAGTACCTGCTGCCCATGGCGTACCGGCTGCGCGGCGCCGTCGACCCGGACGCCCTGCGCCGGGCCGTCGACGCCCTCGCCGCCCGCCACGAGATCCTGCGCACCCGCTACGTCCTCGACGGCACCGAGCCCCGCCAGGTCGTCGACCCGGCCGGACCCGCCGACTTCGCCGTGGTGGACGCCCGGGACCACGCCCCCGCCGACCGGGACGCCGAGGCCGTCGCCCGCACCGAGTCGGAGGCCGGCCGGCCCCTCGACCTCGCCACCGAACACCCACTGCGCGTACGGCTGTTCCAGCTCGCACCGGACGACCACGTACTGGTCGCGGTGGTCCACCACATCGCCTGCGACGCGATGACCCGGCCGCTGCTCCTGGACGACCTGTCCGCCTACTACACGGCCGCGACCGAGGGCCGGGACCTCGACGGACTGCTGCCCGAACTCCCCGTCCAATACGCCGACTACGCGGCCTGGGCCACCGCACGGCACGAGGCGCCCGCCGGGCGCGCGGGCCTCGACTGGTGGCGGGAGCGGCTGGCCGGGACCGGCCCGCTGGGGCTGCCCACCGACCGGCCGCGGCCCGCCGTCCGCGACTGGGGCGGCGCCGTCGCCGGCTTCGACGTGAGCGCGGACGTCGCCGGGCGGATCCGCTCCCTGGCCCAGGAGACCGGCGCCACCCCGTTCATGGCGCTGCTCGGCGCCTGGCAGCTGCTCCTCGGCCGGTACACCGGGAAGACCGACGTGTGCGTCGGCACCGCCGCCAGCGGCCGCACCCGGCCCGAGCTGCGCCGCATGGCCGGCTACGCCTACAACACGCTCGCCATGCGGGCGAGCTGGCGGCCCGGGACACCGTTCCGGGACTTCCTCGCCGACAGCCGGGGCGCCGTCCTGGACGCCTTCGACCACCAGGACACCCCGTTCGACCGGATCGCCGACGAACTGGAGCCCCAGCGCGACCTGTCCACCACACCGGTCTTCCAGGTGATGTTCGACCTGGTCGCCGGCGAGGGCACCGGCGGCCCCGCCCTGCCCGGCGGCCCCGCCCTGCCCGGCGTCACCGCCGCGCCGGTGCCCGCCGCCGGCCGCATCGCCCGCTTCGACCTCACCCTGCACCTCACCGAGCGCGCCGACGGCTCCCTGCACGGCAGCCTGGAGTACGCCACCGCCCTCTTCGACGACGCGACCGCCGAGCGCGTCACCGCCCACTACACCGCGCTGCTCGCCGCCGTAGCCGCCGCCCCGGACACCCCGGTCGCCGACCTGGACCTGCTGTCCGCCGCCGAGCGCGCCCTGCTGCTGGACGGCCCGGCCGAGCCCGTCGGCACCGACCGGCCGCTCGACCTCGCCGCCCTGCGCCCGGTGCCCGACACCATCGCCGCGCAGATGGCCGCCACCCCGGACGCCGTGGCCCTGCGGCAGGCGGACACCACCGTCAGCTACGCCGGACTCGACGCCCTGGCCGACCGGTTCGCGCGCCGCCTGGCCCAGCTCGGCGCCGGACCCGAGACCACCGTCGGCGTCCTGCTCGACCGCGGCCCCGACCTGGTCGCCGTGCTCCTCGGCATCTGGCGCGCCGGAGCGGCCTACGTGCCCATCGACCCGGTCTACCCGGACGACCGCATCGCCTACATGCTCGACCAGACGGCCACCACGCTCGTGGTCACCGAGTCCCGGCACGCCGAACGCTTCCAGGGGGTACGCCGGATCGTCGTCGACGACGCGTCCGAGCGGGCCGCGATCGAGGCCGCCGACGCCCCGCTGCCGCCGGCCCACGACCTCGACCGGCTCGCCTACGTCATCTACACCTCCGGCTCCACCGGCAGGCCGAAGGGCGTGCAGATCACCCACCGCGGTCTCGCCAACTACCTGGGCTGGACCGTGCGGGCCTACGCGAGCGCCGGCACCGGGGGAGCGCCGCTGTTCTCGTCGGTCGCCTTCGACCTCGGCGTCCCCGACCTCTACGCGCCCCTGATGACCGGGCAGGCCGTGCACCTGCTGCCGCAGGACCTCGACACCGCCGACCTCGGCGCGCTGCTCGCCGCGGGCGGCCCGTACGCCTTCGTCAAGCTCACCCCGGGCCATCTGCACCTGCTCACCCAGCAGTTGACCAACCAACAGATCGCGGCCCTGGCCGGACTCGTCATCGCCGCCGGGGACTCCTTCACCGCCCGGCTCGCCGAACGCTGGGCCGCCGCGGCCGGACCGCAGGGCACCCGGCTCGCCGCCGAGTACGGGCCCACCGAGATCACCGTCGGCAACTCCGCCTACTTCCTCGACGGGCCCGTGGCCACCGAACTCGTCTCCATCGGGCGCGCCATCCCGCACACCAGCATGTACGTCCTCGACGAGCGGCTGCGCCCGCTCCCCGTCGGCGTGCCCGGCGAGGTGTGGGTCGGCGGCGTCGGCCTCGCCCGTGGCTACGCGGGCCGCCCCGGCCTCACCGCCGAGCGCTTCCTGCCCGACCCCTACGGCCCGCCCGGCGCCCGCCTCTACCGCACCGGCGACGTGGCCCGCGTCCTGCCCGACGGCAACCTCGACTTCCTGGCCCGCGTCGACCACCAGGTCAAACTGCGCGGCTACCGCATCGAGCCCGGCGAGATCGAGACCGCCCTCGCCGCCCACCCCGCCGTCGCCGAGGCCGTCGCCCTGGTCCGCGAGGACACCCCGGGCGACCAGCAGCTCGTCGCCTACCTGGTGCCCGCCGAGGGCGCCGACGAGGAGGCGCTCACCCCGGCCGCGCTGCGCGACCGGCTCGGCGAGACCCTGCCGCCGTACATGGTCCCCACCGCCTACCTGCGCCTGGAGGCGCTGCCGCTGACCGGCAACGGCAAGCTCGACCGGCGCGCACTGCCCGCCCCGGGCCGGGCCGCGACCGCCGTCGGTGAGCACGTCGAGGCCCGGGACGACGACGAGCGGGCCATGGCCGCCGTGTGGGCCGAGGTGCTCGGCCTCGACACGGTCGGCGTGCACGACAACTTCTTCGACCTGGGCGGCGACTCGCTGCGCGCGGTCGCCCTGGTCGGCGCGCTGCGCGCGGCCGGCTGGGAGACCACCGTGCGGGACGTCTTCGAGCACCGCACCGTGGCCCGGCTGCGCGCCGCCGTGCCCCGCGACGGCGCCCCGGGCACCGGCGCCTTCGTGCCCGTCGAGCCGTTCGCGCTGATCGGCGCCGCCGACCGGGCCGCGCTGCCCGGCGACGTCACCGACGCCTACCCCCTCTCCCGCATCCAGGCCGGGATGCTCGTCGAGATGCACGGCGGCAGCGGCGAGAACCGCTACCACAACATCACCTCCTTCCGGATCCGCGACGACCTGCCCTTCGACCCGGACGCCTTCCGCCGCGCCACCGACCTGATCACCGAGCGGCACGAGGTGATGCGCACCTCCTTCGCGCTGGCCGGCTACTCCGAGCCGCTCCAGCTCGTGCACGCCGTCGCGACCATGCCCGTCGTCCACGAGGACCTGCGGCACCTGCCCGCCGGGCGCCGGCAGAGCGCCCTGTGGGAGTTCGCCGACCGCGACCGGGCCGAGCTGTTCGACCTCGCCCGCGGGCCGCTGATGCGGATGGCGGTGCACGTGCTGGACGACGAGAGCTGGTGGCTGTCCATCACCGAGTGCCACCCCGTCATCGAGGGCTGGAGCTACCACTCCCAGCTCATGGAACTCCTGCGCGCCTACCACGAGCTGAGCCGCGGCCGCGAGCCCGCGCCCGCCCCGCCCCGGCCCGCCGTCCGCTACGCCGACTTCATCGCCGCCGAGCTGCGCTCCCTGGCCGACCCGGCCGACCAGGAGTACTGGCGCGGGGTCGTCGAGGGCCACGAGAAGTTCACCGTGCCCGCGGGCTGGGCCGGCGATCCCGACGGGCCCGACGAGCGCTACCGCCTCGACCTCCCGCTCGACGCACTGGAGCCGGGCCTGCGGGCGCTGGCCACGGCCGCCGAGGTGCCGTACAAGAGCGTGCTGCACGCCGCGCACAGCAAGGTGCTGTCGCTGCTCACCCCGGCGCGCGCCTTCCGCGGCGGCATGGTCGCCGACGCCCGGCCCGAGCAGGCCGGCGCCGAGACGGTCTCCGGCATGTACCTGAACTCGGTCCCGTTCCCCTACGAGCGGGGCGCCCGCACCTGGGGCGAGCTGGCCCGGCAGGTGTTCGGCCGCGAGGTCGAGCTGTGGCCGCACCGCCGCTTCCCGATGCCCGCGATGCGGGTGCCCGGCGGCGAACGGCACCTGATCGACATCCTCTTCCACTACCTCGACTTCCACCAGGTCGACACCGAGCTGATCGACATCATGGCCAGCCGGGACGACAGCCCCAACGAGTTCCCGGTGGTCGTCGGCACCCCCGTGCGCGGCCACCTCTCGCTGGCCTCCCGCACCGGCACCCTCTCCCGCGCCGCCGCCGACCGGCTGCTGCGGCTGTACGCGGCCGTGCTCACGGAGATGGCCCGCGCGGGCGCCGACGGCGACTGCACCGGCGCCTTCCCGGACGCCCACGAACGCGCCCGGCTCAAGGCCCCCGCGCTGCCGCACCCCGACACCCCGGTGGACACCCTCGCCGCCTTCGAGGCACAGGCCGCCCGCACCCCGTGGGCGACCGCCCTGAACGGCACCGGCTTCACCGTGACCTACGGCGACCTCGACGCCCGCGCCAACCGCATCGCCCGCCGGCTGCGCGCCCTCGGCGCCCGCGCCGAGACCCGGGTCGCGGTCCTCCTCGACCGCGGCCCCGACCTGGTCGCCGCCCTCCTCGGAGTGTGGAAGGCGGGCGCCGTCCAGGTGCCGGTCGACCCGTGCACCCCCGACGCGCGGATCGCCACGGCGCGGATCGAACTCGCCGTCACGCAGGCGTCGTACGCCGACCGGCTGACCGCCGCCGCCCTGGTGCTCGCCGAGGAGGCGGCCCACGACGGCGACGGCTCGCCGCTCGGCCTGCGGCACGACCCGGACCGGCTCGCCTACGTCCTGCACACCTCCGGCTCGACCGGCACCCCCAAGGGCGTGGAGGTCTCCCACCGGGCGCTCGCCCACTACCTCGACTGGGCCGTGCGCGAGTACGCGGCCGCGGGCGGCGGCGGAGCGCCCTGGTTCACCCCGGTCGGCTTCGACCTCGGGATGCCCGCGCTGTACGCGCCGCTGATGACCGGGCAGCCCGTGCACGTGCTGCCGCAGCTCCACGAGACCGGCGACTTCGGCCCGCTGCTGCTGAGCCGGGCACCCTACGCCTTCGTCGGCCTCACCCCCGGCCACCTCGCCCTGCTGGAACACCAGTTGAGCGACCGCGAACTGGCCGGTCTGGCCGCGCTCGCGGTGTGCGCGGGCGACGCCTACCCGACCGCCCAGGCCGAGCGGGTGGCCGCCCGGATCGCCGCGGCCGGCGGCGGCCTGCAACTGGCCGCCGAGTACGGGCCCACCGAGGCCACCGTCGCCGCCACCTTCACCCGGGTGCGGCCCAGGACCGGGCGCAGCCTGGTGCCGCTCGGCTCCGCACTGCCCGGCGTCCTGGTCCGCGTCCTCGACGCCGCACTGCGGCCCGTGCCCGACGGCGTCACCGGCGAGGTCTGGCTCGGCGGCGAGGGACTCGCCCGCGGCTACACCGGCCGCCCCGGCCTCACCGCCCTCTCCTTCGTCCCCGACCCCTACGGCCTGCCCGGCACCCGGCTGTACCGCACCGGCGACCTGGCACGCCGGCTCGCCGACGGCACCCTGGAGTTCGCCGGACGCGCCGACCAGCAGGTCAAGATCCGCGGCCACCGCGTCGAGCCCGGCGAGGCGGAGGCGGCGCTCGCCGCCGACCCCGCCGTACACGACGCGCTGGTCAGCGCGGTCCCCGCGGCCGACGGCGGCCGGCGCCTGGCCGCCTGGGTCGTCCCGGCGGACGGGCGGCCCGTTGAGGTCGCCGCGCTCCGCGACCGGCTGCGCGCGGTGCTGCCCGCCGCCCTCGTCCCGGCCACCGTCACCGTCGTCACCGAACTGCCCCTCACCACCCACGGCAAGCGCGACCGCGACGCCCTCGCGCAGCGCGCGGCGACCACGGCCGCCGTCCACCCCTACGCCCCGCCGCGCACCCCGACCGAACACCGGCTCGCCGCCGTGTGGGCCGAGGTGCTCGGCCTCGAACAGGTCGGCGTCCAGGACGACTTCAGCGACCTGGGCGGCGACTCGCTGCTCGTACCGCCGCTGCTGGTGGCCGCCCGGCGGGCCGGACTCGCGCTGGACCTGCACCTGGCACTGCGCCACCACACCATCGCCGACACGGCCGCAGCCCTGGACGAGCGCGCCGACGACCCGCACACGGAAGGCTGA
- a CDS encoding ornithine carbamoyltransferase, producing MDVRTDGRRVRHLVSIDDLTDPELHDVVRRGAEFSAGIAGPARPLDGLVAGVYFAKTSTRTRTAFSSGALRLGASLIAYGPGDLQLNTGETTEDTGRVLSGMLDVLVARTAGPEAELRGWASQHRMAVVNAMSAQEHPTQALTDLTTLLRHFGRIEGLRVLYVGEGNNTAAALALALARYPAADLELRTPPGYGLDPGVLERARAHAARTGARITERHDMAALDGSYDVVYTTRWQTTGTSKPDPDWREIFAPFQVTRDLWRTSPRAVFMHDLPAHRGEEVTAEILDGPMSIAFAQATNKMHSAMAVLEHVHTPALVPLAVR from the coding sequence ATGGACGTCCGCACGGACGGGCGCCGCGTGCGCCACCTCGTCTCCATCGACGACCTCACCGACCCGGAACTGCACGACGTCGTACGGCGCGGCGCCGAGTTCTCCGCCGGGATCGCCGGCCCGGCCCGCCCCCTGGACGGCCTGGTCGCCGGCGTCTACTTCGCCAAGACCTCCACCCGCACCCGCACCGCGTTCTCCTCGGGCGCGCTGCGGCTCGGCGCCTCCCTCATCGCCTACGGCCCCGGCGACCTCCAGCTCAACACCGGGGAGACCACCGAGGACACCGGCCGGGTGCTCTCCGGCATGCTCGACGTCCTCGTCGCCCGCACCGCCGGACCGGAGGCCGAGCTGCGCGGCTGGGCGAGCCAGCACCGCATGGCGGTGGTCAACGCCATGAGCGCCCAGGAGCACCCCACCCAGGCGCTCACCGACCTGACCACGCTGCTGCGGCACTTCGGCCGCATCGAGGGCCTGCGCGTGCTGTACGTCGGCGAGGGCAACAACACCGCCGCCGCGCTCGCCCTCGCCCTCGCCCGGTACCCGGCGGCCGACCTGGAACTGCGCACCCCGCCCGGCTACGGCCTCGACCCCGGCGTCCTGGAGCGGGCCCGCGCCCACGCCGCCCGCACCGGCGCGCGGATCACCGAACGACACGACATGGCGGCGCTCGACGGGTCGTACGACGTCGTCTACACCACCCGCTGGCAGACCACCGGCACCAGCAAGCCGGACCCCGACTGGCGGGAGATCTTCGCCCCGTTCCAGGTCACCCGCGACCTGTGGCGCACCAGCCCGCGCGCCGTCTTCATGCACGACCTGCCCGCGCACCGCGGCGAGGAGGTCACCGCCGAGATCCTGGACGGCCCGATGAGCATCGCCTTCGCCCAGGCCACCAACAAGATGCACAGCGCCATGGCCGTCCTGGAGCACGTCCACACCCCGGCACTGGTGCCGCTGGCCGTCCGATGA
- a CDS encoding MFS transporter: protein MSGTARRTAADPAEVPWLMAEEERATEGRDTVTVLDDRPAAPEVPPLRRNRDFRLLWGGAGLSLLAGRATAVAYPLTVLWATGSPGDAGLVGTALLLPQLVMQLPGGALVDRWDRRRVMVAAGLGQTLVAGLVVALLVSGHTWLWALLIAAFAEGALGVLHQLAERAAVPSVVPAEQLPAALTGNEARTRGAAIAGQPLGSGLVGLAAALPYAAAAVAQLASVLCLFGIKGKLQQQRAAPPARLGTEIREGLVWMWRQPFLRAVMTAVAVTNVLFQGLNLAVMSGIQDNHGTQFEVGLVLSLSGAGGLVGALTGGWWQRRLRLRTLVLGGLLAWTALMAPVAAALHTPVLLGALFAASGYVGGVFNVAGGVLLVRAAPDRMRGRANSLANLVGSGAMAAGPVAAGFLLEATGAVRSVLALSAVMALTALCALLSPGLRKAPYPESESPA from the coding sequence ATGAGCGGCACGGCACGGCGGACCGCCGCCGACCCGGCGGAGGTGCCGTGGCTCATGGCCGAGGAGGAACGGGCGACGGAAGGGCGGGACACCGTGACGGTTCTCGACGACAGGCCGGCCGCACCCGAGGTCCCGCCGCTGCGCCGCAACCGGGACTTCCGGCTGCTGTGGGGCGGCGCCGGGCTCTCCCTGCTGGCCGGCCGGGCCACGGCCGTGGCCTACCCGCTGACCGTGCTGTGGGCCACCGGCTCACCGGGCGACGCCGGTCTCGTCGGCACCGCCCTGCTGCTGCCCCAGCTCGTGATGCAGCTCCCGGGCGGCGCCCTCGTGGACCGCTGGGACCGGCGGCGGGTCATGGTGGCCGCCGGGCTGGGCCAGACGCTCGTCGCGGGACTGGTGGTGGCGCTGCTGGTCAGCGGACACACCTGGCTGTGGGCGCTGCTGATCGCCGCGTTCGCCGAGGGCGCGCTCGGGGTGCTGCACCAGCTCGCCGAGCGGGCCGCCGTACCCAGCGTGGTCCCCGCCGAGCAGCTGCCGGCCGCGCTCACCGGCAACGAGGCCCGCACCCGCGGCGCCGCCATCGCCGGGCAGCCGCTGGGCAGCGGACTGGTGGGACTGGCCGCGGCCCTGCCGTACGCGGCCGCCGCCGTCGCCCAACTGGCCTCCGTGCTCTGTCTCTTCGGCATCAAGGGGAAGCTCCAGCAGCAGCGGGCCGCACCGCCCGCCCGGCTCGGCACCGAGATCCGCGAGGGCCTGGTCTGGATGTGGCGGCAGCCCTTCCTGCGGGCCGTGATGACAGCGGTCGCCGTCACCAACGTGCTCTTCCAGGGCCTCAACCTGGCCGTCATGTCCGGCATCCAGGACAACCACGGCACCCAGTTCGAGGTCGGCCTGGTGCTCTCGCTGAGCGGCGCCGGGGGACTGGTCGGCGCCCTCACCGGCGGCTGGTGGCAGCGCCGGCTGCGACTGCGCACCCTGGTCCTCGGCGGCCTGCTCGCCTGGACGGCGCTGATGGCCCCGGTCGCCGCCGCCCTGCACACCCCCGTCCTGCTCGGCGCGCTCTTCGCGGCCAGCGGCTACGTCGGCGGCGTCTTCAACGTGGCGGGCGGTGTGCTGCTGGTGCGGGCCGCCCCCGACCGGATGCGCGGCCGCGCCAACTCCCTCGCCAACCTGGTCGGTTCGGGCGCCATGGCGGCCGGACCGGTCGCCGCCGGCTTCCTGCTGGAGGCCACCGGGGCGGTCCGCTCGGTGCTGGCGCTCAGCGCCGTCATGGCCCTCACGGCCCTGTGCGCCCTGCTCTCGCCCGGCCTGCGCAAGGCCCCCTACCCCGAGTCCGAAAGCCCGGCCTGA
- a CDS encoding inositol-3-phosphate synthase, translated as MQDTDRTTGTSPRVGVWLVGARGSVATTVVAGTAAIAADLAPATGCVTESPVFRDASLPALADLVFGGHDIVGVPLPARAGHLADAGVLPARVVAAVRPALEAADREIRDGSPRQGEPQYTTARRLAADIADFRARHGLEQVVVVNVSSTEALPEPDPAFLGLADLDKALATSTTLLPPSSLYAYAAFHAGCAYVNFTPSAGAALPALEELARLRGVPHAGRDGKTGETLVKSALAPMFAQRALRVRSWSGTNLLGGGDGATLADPAAARSKTESKQRALEETVGHAVEGQVHIDNVPEMGEWKTAWDHISFEGFLGVRMSLQFTWQGCDSALAAPLVLDLVRFAALARRRGESGALPALGFFFKDPVASTEHNLTLQHAHLTAWAATPARAPLPEGAR; from the coding sequence ATGCAGGACACTGACCGCACCACCGGAACCTCCCCCCGCGTCGGCGTCTGGCTGGTCGGCGCCCGTGGCTCCGTCGCGACCACCGTGGTCGCCGGCACGGCCGCGATCGCCGCTGATCTGGCCCCCGCGACCGGATGCGTCACCGAATCCCCCGTCTTCCGTGACGCGTCCCTGCCGGCCCTCGCCGACCTCGTGTTCGGCGGCCACGACATCGTCGGTGTGCCGCTGCCGGCGAGGGCCGGCCACCTTGCCGACGCGGGCGTGCTGCCCGCCCGCGTCGTCGCCGCCGTACGGCCCGCACTGGAGGCGGCCGACCGCGAGATCCGCGACGGCTCCCCGCGCCAGGGCGAACCGCAGTACACCACCGCCCGCCGGCTCGCCGCCGACATCGCGGACTTCCGCGCCCGGCACGGCCTGGAGCAGGTCGTCGTCGTCAACGTCTCCTCCACCGAGGCGCTGCCCGAGCCCGATCCCGCCTTCCTCGGCCTCGCCGACCTCGACAAGGCGCTGGCGACCAGCACCACCCTGCTGCCGCCCAGCTCCCTGTACGCGTACGCCGCCTTCCACGCCGGCTGCGCCTACGTCAACTTCACCCCGTCCGCAGGCGCCGCGCTGCCCGCGCTGGAGGAGCTGGCCCGGCTGCGCGGGGTGCCGCACGCGGGACGCGACGGCAAGACCGGCGAGACGCTGGTCAAGAGCGCCCTCGCGCCGATGTTCGCGCAGCGCGCGCTGCGCGTCCGCTCCTGGTCCGGCACCAACCTGCTCGGCGGCGGCGACGGGGCGACCCTCGCCGACCCGGCGGCCGCACGCAGCAAGACCGAGTCCAAGCAGCGCGCCCTGGAGGAGACCGTCGGGCACGCCGTCGAGGGCCAGGTGCACATCGACAACGTGCCCGAGATGGGCGAGTGGAAGACCGCCTGGGACCACATCTCCTTCGAGGGCTTCCTCGGGGTGCGCATGTCCCTGCAGTTCACCTGGCAGGGCTGCGACTCGGCGCTCGCCGCGCCCCTGGTCCTCGACCTGGTCCGGTTCGCCGCCCTGGCCCGGCGCCGCGGCGAGAGCGGCGCGCTGCCCGCCCTCGGCTTCTTCTTCAAGGACCCGGTGGCCTCCACCGAGCACAACCTGACCCTGCAGCACGCCCACCTCACCGCGTGGGCCGCGACCCCCGCCCGCGCGCCGTTGCCCGAGGGGGCGCGATGA